The following proteins are encoded in a genomic region of Neoarius graeffei isolate fNeoGra1 chromosome 6, fNeoGra1.pri, whole genome shotgun sequence:
- the LOC132888356 gene encoding extracellular calcium-sensing receptor-like translates to MLFLVLFLSLSLTNGENCHILEDPENPLLSKEGDVIIGAIFSIHRGTQMQSLTYTVKPQPLICIRIDLRQFRLAQTMTFAIAEINRSNSLLPNISVGYKIYDNCLSSLLSMKAAMAWMNGRDITADDACSGEAVVQAIIGESESTPTIALTRSTGPFKIPVISHASTCDCLSNRKEYPSFFRTIPSDYYQGRALAYLVKHFGWSWVGAVHSDNDYGNNGMAIFLNAAKKEGICVEYSEKFDRSHPAKMIKVADIIKKGTAKVIILFLAYFDMNFLIEQLILNNLTGYQMIGVAWISAGGLVSPANYKVLAGAIGFDVGKLKFDGFDDYVVNGFWQTAFPCLQTEGNVSQPENNCSKYEDIIQFKNYSKDVSELRYANNVYNAVYAVAHSLHNLLGCTENQSCEKNKTIQSWQVVESLKRVNFTTKAGERIWFDSTGATTPKYEVVNWQQGYNEEVLLKVVGYYDTSLPTGQQFVLNDKDIVWAGEKTEKPRSVCSESCPPGTRKAAQKGKPVCCYDCIPCAEGEISNQTDSNNCEQCPEEFLSNAVRDKCVLKAIEFLSFTEVMGIVLVLFSLVGAIITVLVAILFVIEKDSPIVKANNSELSFLLLFSLTLCFLCSLTFIGEPSQWSCMLRHTAFGITFVLCISCVLGKTIVVLVAFRATLPGSNAMKWFGPLQQRLSVLAFTLIQVLICVIWLTVSPPFPKKNMNYYKEKIILECNLGSAIGFWAVLGYIGLLSFLCFVLAFLARKLPDNFNEAKFITFSLLIFCAVWITFIPAYVSSPGKFTVAVEIFAILASSFALLFCIFTPKCYIILFKPELNTKKNMMGKASKSL, encoded by the exons ATGTTATTCCTTGTACTATTCCTTTCTCTTAGCCTGACAAATGGAGAAAACTGCCACATTCTGGAAGACCCAGAAAATCCTCTGTTATCCAAAGAAGGAGATGTGATAATTGGAGCTATTTTTTCAATACATCGTGGAACACAGATGCAGTCACTGACATATACTGTAAAACCTCAACCTTTAATCTGCATTAG AATTGACCTCAGGCAATTCCGCCTTGCTCAGACCATGACTTTTGCAATTGCGGAAATCAACAGAAGCAACAGCTTGCTCCCGAATATCTCAGTTGGTTACAAGATTTATGACAATTGCCTTTCAAGTTTGTTATCTATGAAGGCTGCCATGGCTTGGATGAATGGTCGGGACATAACAGCGGATGATGCCTGCTCTGGAGAAGCAGTAGTACAAGCCATCATAGGGGAGTCAGAGTCTACTCCTACTATAGCACTCACAAGATCTACAGGGCCTTTTAAGATCCCAGTG ATAAGTCATGCTTCCACATGTGACTGTTTGAGCAACAGAAAAGAGTACCCTTCTTTCTTTAGGACCATACCAAGTGACTACTACCAGGGTAGAGCGCTGGCATATTTGGTCAAGCACTTTGGCTGGTCTTGGGTGGGAGCTGTGCACAGTGATAATGACTATGGCAACAACGGAATGGCCATTTTTCTGAATGCAGCCAAAAAGGAGGGAATATGTGTTGAGTACTCTGAGAAGTTTGACCGGTCACATCCTGCCAAAATGATTAAAGTGGCTGATATTATTAAGAAAGGCACAGCAAAAGTAATTATATTATTTCTTGCCTACTTTGATATGAACTTCCTAATAGAACAGCTTATTCTAAACAATCTTACTGGATACCAGATGATTGGTGTTGCATGGATTTCTGCTGGCGGTTTAGTATCACCAGCAAATTACAAGGTCTTGGCTGGAGCCATTGGTTTTGATGTGGGAAAACTGAAGTTTGATGGTTTTGATGACTATGTTGTTAATGGATTTTGGCAAACGGCATTTCCTTGCTTGCAAACAGAAGGAAACGTTTCTCAACCTGAAAACAACTGCAGCAAATATGAAGATATTATTCAATTTAAAAATTACAGTAAGGATGTATCAGAATTGAGATATGCAAATAATGTCTACAATGCAGTTTATGCTGTGGCACATTCTCTCCACAACCTGTTGGGATGCACAGAAAACCAGAGttgtgagaaaaacaaaacaatacaatCATGGCAG gtTGTTGAATCTCTAAAAAGGGTAAATTTTACCACCAAAGCAGGAGAGcggatttggtttgacagcactgGGGCAACAACTCCAAAGTATGAAGTTGTGAACTGGCAACAAGGGTACAATGAAGAAGTGCTGTTAAAGGTTGTGGGCTATTATGATACCTCTCTGCCAACTGGACAACAATTTGTCCTAAATGATAAAGACATAGTCTGGGCTGGAGAGAAAACAGAG AAGCCAAGGTCTGTGTGCAGTGAGAGCTGTCCTCCAGGAACCAGGAAAGCTGCACAGAAAGGAAAGCCTGTCTGCTGCTATGACTGTATACCATGTGCAGAGGGAGAGATCAGTAACCAGACAG ATTCAAATAACTGTGAGCAGTGTCCAGAAGAATTTTTGTCTAATGCTGTCAGAGATAAATGTGTGTTAAAGGCTATAGAGTTTCTTTCATTTACAGAGGTTATGGGGATAGTATTGGTCCTTTTTTCTTTGGTGGGAGCTATAATAACTGTGTTAGTAGCTATTTTATTTGTAATAGAAAAGGACAGCCCCATAGTTAAGGCCAACAACTCAGAGCTGAGCTTCCTGCTGCTGTTCTCCCTGACTCTGTGTTTCCTCTGTTCACTTACTTTCATTGGAGAGCCCTCTCAGTGGTCCTGCATGCTGCGCCACACAGCATTTGGGATCACCTTTGTCCTCTGCATCTCCTGTGTTCTAGGGAAAACAATTGTGGTATTAGTGGCTTTCAGGGCTACACTTCCAGGTAGTAATGCCATGAAATGGTTTGGGCCTCTACAGCAGAGACTCAGTGTACTTGCATTCACTCTCATACAAGTCCTTATTTGTGTAATTTGGTTAACAGTTTCTCCTCCTTTCCCCAAAAAGAACATGAATTACTACAAAGAAAAGATCATATTAGAATGTAACTTGGGCTCAGCTATAGGTTTCTGGGCTGTGCTAGGTTATATTggacttctttctttcttgtgcttTGTTTTAGCTTTTCTAGCTAGAAAGTTGCCAGATAATTTTAATGAAGCTAAATTCATCACATTCAGCTTACTCATATTCTGTGCTGTGTGGATTACCTTTATTCCAGCTTATGTCAGCTCGCCTGGAAAATTTACTGTAGCTGTAGAAATATTTGCTATTTTGGCCTCCAGTTTTGCTCTACTATTCTGTATATTTACACCTAAATGTTATATCATTCTGTTTAAACCTGAACTAAACACAAAGAAAAATATGATGGGTAAAGCATCTAAATCACTTTGA
- the LOC132888357 gene encoding uncharacterized protein LOC132888357, with protein sequence MHQMFSVGDRFGPSAGAVLGDHATESKVSECEEVQYVSWHSGITYEDFISKVKEKFGLPDATELDVFDDTDTAVDEDIITELLESNPDVCLTVREKTSDEDHSTPSTSDTSSSLTDTLSLSSSDSDLRDKGIPTGRSRSSIEGSPSAQMVKNALLGKSGGEDILEEYRSENSLKHHTRRQLVNILASHMTERHGHIPTRQQREKYALGIVTLFPALKDPFSSKGYVNLDFTLLFGIETSSKLLNKWDTTFKLKIIKEATQLTQSTDLCRLLKAAERHPENDSGLKKRTKISPSDAADKMVLFHKSCSSIDEHLQEKEGKQPVILAVGCARNKIDTYYIAVDKQLIPCHASSSLSAFHELFKCHYVFNLLYAESLVHLYTFVQTAVFNIDVTSTEESPRVRELRAKILNDNV encoded by the exons atgcaccaaatgttttcagtgggtgACAGGTTTGGGCCGTCGGCAG GTGCAGTTTTGGGAGACCATGCTACTGAAAGTAAAGTATCGGAATGTGAAGAAGTACAGTATGTCAGTTGGCACTCAGGTATCACCTATGAAGACTTCATCAGTAAAG TCAAAGAGAAGTTTGGCCTTCCTGACGCCACTGAACTTGACGTGTTCGATGATACGGACACAGCAGTTGATGAAGACATTATCACTGAATTATTGGAGTCCAATCCAGATGTATGCTTGACAGTCCGTGAAAAAACTTCAGATGAAG ACCATTCAACACCTTCTACTTCAGATACTTCATCTTCTCTCACGGACACCCTGTCCCTTTCATCAAGCGACAGCGACCTCAGAGATAAAGGCATTCCTACAGGCCGTAGTAGGTCAAGCATAGAAGGTAGTCCCTCTGCG CAGATGGTCAAAAATGCCTTGCTTGGGAAATCTGGAGGAGAGGATATTCTTGAGGAGTATAGATCAGAAAACTCACTGAAGCACCACACCAGGAGGCAGCTTGTCAACATATTGGCAAGTCATATGACTGAGAGACATGG ACATATTCCCACCCgccagcagagggagaaatacgcGCTAGGAATCGTTACACTTTTTCCTGCACTGAAGGATCCATTCTCATCTAAAGGCTAT GTAAATCTAGACTTCACCCTGCTGTTTGGTATTGAAACAAGTTCCAAGTTGCTTAACAAGTGGGACACAACATTCAAGTTAAAGATCATCAAAGAAGCCACCCAGCTGACTCAATCAACTGATCTGTGCCGTCTGTTAAAAGCGGCTGAGAGACACCCAGAGAATGATT CTGGACTCAAAAAGAGGACCAAGATCAGCCCAAGTGATGCAGCTGATAAAATGGTGCTCTTCCACAAG TCATGCAGCAGCATAGATGAACATCTACAAGAGAAAGAAGGAAAGCAGCCAGTCATCCTTGCGGTTGGCTGTGCCCGCAACAAGATCGACACCTACTACATCGCCGTTGACAAACAGCTCATTCCATGCCATGCCAGCAGCTCCCTGAGTGCTTTTCATGAACTTTTCAAATGCCACTACGTCTTCAACCTGTTGTATGCTGAGTCTCTGGTCCATCTGTACACCTTTGTACAGACCGCTGTATTCAACATCGATGTAACCTCCACAGAAGAGTCACCACGTGTCCGTGAGTTGCGTGCCAagattttaaatgacaatgtataa